AACATGAATAGTATTGACTCACCGATAATACTATGAATGAAAATTCTTATATCAATCAAATAATACATCTGAGTAATATTGACTCACAAAATACGAGATATATATGATAGAtcatcttatttattttttggagCATATAATATTAATCATGTATGAAGAatctttgttttgatttattttggtacGGGTGGATGAATTAACATCATCCGGCCAGAGATACAGATATTCGGTGCGTATGCACCGGGTTAGAAGcttgtttttattaattggtgtaaccgatcctaagtaatcaccatgtgatgatATGATCGATccatgtaattggtgtgaccgatcctagtaattggtgtgaccgatcatgagtatgtctaatcgatccttgtaattggtgtaaccaatccttgTAACTgatatgaccgatcacaagtaataccatgtgtatatggaaccgatccttgtaactggtgtaaccgatcctagtgaccgatcacaagtatttcgataattaggtataaccgatcctagtgactggtagaaccgattgaacccatgtatgtgatttggtatttgatcaatcacgtggtagtcttggaatacatgtgcaccaattctaaacttgtttggaaatgtggtataaccgattccaaaacCTTCAAATGTTCCTTTCAGAGTCCTAAAGGTGTGGATGTCTCATGATGGTTTTAAAAAGATTATTGAAGAAGCATGGAAAGTAGATGTGAGTGGTAATCTAGGTTTCATATTTCTATCAAAGATTAAACAACTCAAGGTAATAATAAAAAATTGGAACTGGAATGTTTTTGGGGATGTGAAGAAAAAAATTCAGCAAGCAGATGAGGAAGTAATGAAACTCACTCTTATTTCAGATCAATGTCCTAGTAACATTGATTTACTAAATCAACTTGTAACTGCCAGAGGAGTACAAGAGGTTTTAACTCAACATAAtaaacaaatagaaagacaaaaagcTAGAGTTAAGTGGTTCAAATTTGGTGATGCCAATACAAAGTTTTTTCATGTAAACATGAAAATTAGGCAAATGCATAATGCCATAGTGGAATTGGAAAATGGAAAGGGTGAACTTATAGTAACTCAACAGGGGATTGTTGACATTCTAGTGaatcattttgaaaataaatTCAAATATAAAGAGGTGCAAATTTCTGAGAAGATATTTGATACAGTTCCTAAAGTAATTCTTGGTGCAGATAATGAAAAATTGGAGGCTATTCCTACAACAGGAAGTGAAGAAAGCAGTATTTGAAGTTGATCCAGATAGCTTACCTGGACCAGATGGCTTTGGAGGATGGTTTTATAATATGGCTTGGGATATAATTAATGAAGATTTTGTTAAAGCTATTTAATATTGTTGGGAAAAAGAATTCATTCCAGCAGGTATGAATGCAAACTTTTTTAATGCTTATTCCTAAAGTCAAAAATGCAAGAAAAGCAAAtcaatttagaccaattggtctaatgaATTTCTGCTTCAaggtttttaaaaaaattataacTACAAGATTAAGTTCTATAGTGCGAAAGATTGTTTCCCCTCAACAAGGAGCATTTATTAAGGGCAGAAATATTAATGAGCTGGAAATAAAGAGAAGAGGAGGTAATGTGGGATTAAAATTAGATATCTCTCAGGCTTATGATTCACTTGGCTGGGAATTTCTTTTCCAAGCCTTAAATAAATTTGGATTTTCTGATAAATTTATAAGATGGATTCATATTCTGTTGAAATTAGCTAAAATCTCAGTACTTGTAAATGGAGGACCAGTTGGTTATTTTAATGTGAGTAGAGGGTTAAGGCAGGGAGACCCACTATCTCCTCTGCTATTTGTCATAGCTGAAGATTTCTTAAGCAGAAAGTTGTCTTCTATGGTGCAAAATGCGTACTTCCAATGGTACACAGAAATGGAGTTCAACCAACTCATATTATGTTTGCAGATGATATCTTTCTTTTTTGTAATGGAGATAAAAGAAATTTGAGAAGGTTACTGAAGATTCTTGAAATTTATCAAAAAGCCTCAGGTCAAGAAATAAATCTGTCAAAGAGTAAATGCTTTGTGGGAGGTACAACAATGCAAGAAAAATTCAAATTGCTGAAGATTGTGGTATGATTTATCCGGCTTCCCTGATAAATATCTTGGAGTTATATTAATTCCAGGAATGATTAGAGCTAAACATGTATGGGGTGTGTAGAAATGTTGCAAGATAATTTAGCAGGTTATAAAGGTAAATTGTTGTCATTCCAAGAAAGATTGGTCTTAGTGAAATTTGTATTGTGCAGCATCCCAATCTACAACATGTATGTACACAAGTGGCCCAAAAAAGTTTTAAAGGAAAGTGAAAAGATCATAAGAAACTTTTTGTGGTCTGGAGATCCATCAGTCAGGAAGACAGTTACATTAAAATGGGAGAAAACTTGTTCTCCTCTAGCCGAAGGGGGTTTGGGTATCAAACAATTAGAAGTAATAAATAAGTCAATGCTAATGGAGATGTGTTGGAAAATACAAAATGGCAATGATGAATGGGCTAAATTCTTTCAAGGAAAATTTCAAGACAAAAAATTGGCTTGAGTATTACAAAAAGTCTTCAATCTGGCCAGGAATCAAGTGGGTTGCTGCTGATGTGTTTGAACATTCTAGATGGTTGGTAGGGGATGGAAAAAATATCTCTTTTTGGAATGATATATGGATAAAAGACAAGCCCTTTAAAGATATCTTCCCTGAAAATGCTATTATGCTACAAAATCCAAAAATGAAAGTGGCAGAACTGATAAGAGATGGAGAATGGAAGATTCCAGCAAGCTTTCTTGAATTCTTTTCAACTTCAGAGTTACCAGTGATAGACAACAAAGAAGATAGGAGAATATGGAGTGCCACAACTTCAGGTAAATTCACTGTTGCTTCTGCTTCTGATTGCATTAGGAAAAAATATCATTCAGTACACTGGGCAAAAATAGTATGGCACAAGAGCGTTCACCCAAATGTGTCCAGTAATGTATGGAAGATAGTGAGAGGGGTTGTACCATCATatgaaaatatgaagaagaaaaaatttcaacTAGCATCAAGATGCCCATTCTGTAAAAAGGAGGAGGAAAATATGGAGCACATCCTTTGGTTCTGTGATTTTAGTGAaataatttggaactggcttggtGGAATTTTTCAATTCACTAATCCTAAATCATTGAAAGATATTCTCAAGTTTGCAAAACATAAGAGTCCAGCAATAAAAGATCTATGGAGAGTGGCAGCTCTTGTTACTTTAAAAGAGATTTGGTTCTTGAGAAACAAAATAGTTTATGAAGAAGAACAATTAAACATCAGTACTCTAAAGCAAAGGATTTTGCGTTTTACAAAAGAAAGTGATGTAAGAATGATAGGTAATATGTGGAATTCTACTTATGATTTGCAGCTTTTGAAGTTCTTTGGTTTGAACTGTAGAAGAGTGAAGTTAACAAAGATTACAGAGATATACTTCCATCTTCCTAATCCTCCAATTATTCTGCTATGCTGTGATGGTGCTTCAAGAGGAAGCAGGACATGGTTTTATTTACAGTCAGGGATCTGGTGAATACTTGTTTGCGATGTCTGGAGGTTTGGGTCTGGATACTAATTTTATGGTAGAAATATAAGCAATCATATGTGCAGGAGAATGGGCTATTAACAACAACTTTCTTAGAGTTTGCTTTCAAACAGATTCTCAAGCAGTAATGATAGCATTCCAGACAGGGGCAGTTCCTTGGTGGGCTATTACTATATGGAACAAGATTAAAAACTCTCTTTAAGAATGATACTTTTCTCACAGCTATAGGGAGGTAAACTTCACAGCTGACTTAATGGCAAAAAAGGGTGCAGGTCTGGCAAAAGGTGTTAGAAGAGGTTACAACTCAAGACCTGAGTTTCTCAGAACAATAGAAGTACCAAATAAAACATACTACAGATTTTGTTAAACACAGATCTTTAGAATGGGCTTGTTCTGTTTTCTAGCTGTTTTTTGATTTATACAAGGCCCAATTATAATGGGCTTGTTTTTTTGTAATCTTTTGAAACTCTATTTGGTTTAATAAAATTTGATATTACCAAGCAAAAAAAagggtataaccgattccaagaatgcaaatccatgtaaagaTGAAATAAGGATtagcagtgaaaagatgtcaacatactttgaacacgaacaataactcttatcatttattgttcaaagatattccttagtactcaaggagatcctatgccgaaataaattgagaatcttttaattaaggtctttggctttatatgctttaattaccaacaattaaatgcatatctctagagaatacaaattagtaatgtgcatttactaattggatatttctattgagagatttcggaaatatttgacaagcatttattggaattatgaaaaccgaatttttatattcattgcatatcttgagaatattttcggttttggaaattccttggcgtccaaacatacttggtctataaatacttaattttgtatttctagcaaactatcttaagagccagacaaacttcatttcttgttgtttctggtggagccgtctattcggagaggaaagtatcctaattaggtgaaatctcttacgaccactcgtttaaagacttctgtgggatcaagaagctctacgagtacgtaccgttggtgggaaactagataattgcagtgtttttagttttcgattgatttgattgactaacggttgttgaaactttgattgcacctagtttttttattcttgagaatcttcttttctgatataagattcactcaaactagatcgaagaatcgacgagatctttacaactgttgttagatctaaagaccaaaaaccaaaaccAAGCTATTTAGTTTCTAGCAAGTCATGGTAGAGCAGAGATAATATCTCGTGAAGATTTTATCTCCTAAAATATTTCTAAGTTTCTATGCCGGCTCGTCTGCCTGAGAAACCTGTACAGAGACAGTATAAAATCCTTGGCACCTTCTGTGCCATGGGTGGAACAGGGAGTGGACACACTATTCTAGTAGGGTTTACGCATTCACGACCGTTAAAGTAGCATACCCACTATATTCCTTCCCAAGGCTACAGGGAGGAGTCCCCCCTTTCACGATCTTGTTGCCTGCATAGCTACGGGAGGGAGTCTCCCCATTCACAATATGCCAGTATTGTTTCACTTGTTCACAACTTCGAGGGAAAATAATCGATACCTTCTCGATAGATATGCACATGAACCAACGAGTCTTTCCCTAAGACGAATCTGGGAAGACGCTGAAGAGGTAATCTGGCTTGTCGTTCGACGCGCGGGGCGGGGATCCAACCAGTACCCAAgaaccaaacaccactcatacgccaacacATATTGTCCATCAAGAAACGACCGTCTCAGTAGGACAAACCAGCCAAGCCTTTTAAGGCTAGGCGAGCACGAGCACCAGGTACAAGTAGTTCCAAGAGGAGACgctgtgattgatcacaagagattcaagtggtgttgtgcaggtttttgaagattaaagaatatttgaagacgaagaagatttcttattggtttccgtatcttgtgaattgtgtgcgcaaaccttgatcgtctgggatccaactagaatcagatttattcgattgattagttgtgtgagagaggcattctcaatatatctctttgagatctattttggttgagtgtgaatctatacttgactatttcggtagtcaAAGTTAGATTGATcgaaccagacaaaggagtttattagattaaacggaagatcctttttcaatgactcatctatatcttgtatcaaagattgattagagtggttaccaaacagattcttcctttgttgtttggaatacgatccaaaggacttgctattcacgtgcgtgactctagaagtcgaaggcactgggatactgagggaactaagtatccaggattagtctgcttggtctcaactataccaagttggtttagattttgtatagaggcttaattctgagaatactcaaaactggactagatcccagggtttttccgcatttgcggtttcctcgtcaacaaaagtTTTCTaggtcttttaatttgatttccgcattataattgtttattatgataaagtaaaatacacatacgtTAACTCcattatacttgatagtgatcctataatgtttggttattaccgaacctattatcaagtagcacactttgattgtcgtatcgtctcgatcttgtatccatagtcaatcacacaagttatcttgttgtcctattgtgtcgatctcgtatccatatacgatcacacaaagtgtgaataccgaagtttttgtattgtctcgactttttcgaTAGACGAAGATCCACAAAGTGTGatatatgatactcaactacacacttctaatcctaatccgagacatgccaaaatgtagactagaaatcaacgtATAGTTTAatcatctaaatttgacaacaggcttgagataacaaaacttgcgagttcaatcgagcagtgctctaacaatctccccttttgtcaattttagtgacaaaattatcattacatatggattaaaaaataaaaacctttcagcgccaaaatccatcatgcttgatctccttggttcttcaacgtcgccttgaattcttcattacttcaagttcttcaatggtTCTatgcgtgttcaactcagcaccgttgttgttgaagatctgtagcgataacaaCAATATTCTTTCTCAAAAGTTAAGTATAATCAGGATCAGTTGGTTTCTACAAATaaggaaataaaatattttcatactgATTTTCCGGATTAATAGAGGTGACAAGATTTTGAATCTTCTAGAAGGCGGAAAAGTCGTCATTTCTGTTGTTACGATTACGCCTATTCAAAACCACCGTGTTGAACTGTTTGATACACTGATTTTGCTTGTTGATCTTAAGCATATCTATGATGATAGAAAAAAACTGAAGATGTTGATATGACTATGATGATTATAAACTGATATGGAGAATACCAATAATTCAAACGACTTTTGAATAAACAACCATGATGAAAACCATGAAGTCAGGTCCTTTCATACCACCAAAGGATGGACAATTGGTTGGATTTATTATTCAAAAGATTTCTTATGAAGAGGAGGATTCAGTTGAAGTTGAAAGGCTAGGGAAAAGACAAAGGAACATAGTGTCAGGAACAACAATAAATTCCAACAATGGTAACCATGCTGAGATTCTACAACACATAAAGCTATccaaggaatatatttttttctaatGCATCAGGCGAGTCTCATGTATTACATAGACTTATTCCCAATCAATTTTTGTGcaattatcatcaactctttattacAGCTTTCATTACTTTTGCTCATAATTTTAAGTTTTCATTTCTCAATAATAACTTTTTAAGCATGAAAATCATTAGTTGGAACTGTAATGGGTTTGCAAATAACAACCCTCGGAATCATATCAAGGATTTGAATTGTTTTCATAATGCAGACATAATTTTTATCAGAAACCAAGATAGATTCTTGAGATCTTTAAATTTTCCAAATTCCTTTTATGTTCATAGTATAGGGAGAGCGTACTCCTATAGAAGGATGGTTTTAATCTTGAAATAGTAGCATATGACAGTAACATGATACATTGTCTGATAGTGAGTGATCCTTCTAAGCCTGATTGGCTTCTCACATGCGTGTATGGTACCCCATACTCTAATCTTAGAGATGCTAAATGTAGTTTTATAGAAAGTCTAGGTAAAGACAATCCTAATATACCATGTATAGTTCTTGGCGACTTAAACATAACTCTGAATTTAGAGGATAGAAATTCCAATAGTGCTTCTTCTTCTGTATCTTCTAGTATTGTTCAACATAATGATAATGCAGGATTGGATAATTTGGGTTTTCATGGGAATCCTTTTGATTTTTGTTAAGGGGAGAGCGAAAATGGATCCGAGGAGAGAGAAAATCGTAGTCGACTCACTAACCGGGACCTAGTCAATACATTATTTTAAGTAAGACCAAACTATCCATACTAAATTCACCCATTACCATGTAAAATTCACACCCATTTTAAAGCTCGGCCCCATCTCCTCCACCACCAACGATCCAGAACAAACAACTTATATAATGACCTTCCGTTCTtgaatgatgaaaccataaatgTTTAGTTCGATAAACAAAACCGATTTTTGAAATAAAGCGAATTAATTAAGTAAAAGCACAATAACAACAACTTCAACATTGATTGGAGACTGCGTAACTTAATTCTAGACATTAAATTTCTTTTTAGAAGGTTTAACTCTTGGCATTGTGTTTATGTGCCCAAAGAGAAAAATAAGGTAGCGGATTCTCTATCCAAAATTGCTAGAATAGAGTGTTTGAGTAGTGTATGGTTGCTAGAACCTCCGCAAGAGATCTCTTCCAAAGTGCAGGAAGAAGCAAACTTTGTACTCTCCCGTTCTTAATTAAATTCATCttttcagtttcaaaaaaaaaaaaacacaaacaaacccataaaatagATTTGTATCTCAAACGAGAAGTAGAAAGACCTCAGCATCAAATGGTGTTTCTTAGCGACAGATCCTGCAAATGGCAACATCAAACAGTGTTCTTATGAAGAACAACATATTGGGAAGATCCAAATCATCAAGATCCAAGGTGGTGAACAACATATTTGGAAGAGGAGATATTTCATAACTCATAAGATAGGGGAAGAATACCTCTGTCGTAGTCCCCTTGGGGACATATTATAATCAAAACTCTTTCGAATATGTTCACAAAACTATTCATGGTGGTGGTGATACACTGATTGATATACAAACCCTTCCTAATTacatatcctttttttttttccttttagggTTGTCGTCGGTGGGATCTTGTGGTGGAAATATGAGTTTTGTGCCGTGGGTGTACTTTGTAAGGGTTGTTTGGTCCGAGCAAGGAAAAAAATTAGACTAGGTATGAGTTACTGAGTCGGCTACGATATTTGCTCTCCTCAGATCCACTTTAGcactccctctaacaaaaatcatcCTTTTACTTAGACAAGTAATAAGCATGGTTAGTGCTGATTGAGTATTATATTTTCCTGATTCCCATCTGCTTCATGTTCCACAAATGGGCTCAGACCATTGTCCAATACTTCTTAATTTGTCTGCTAATACTTCTAATGGTGGCAAAACTTGGGGAATTTTATGAAATGTGGCTGAGAGATGAAACCTGCAAAGAGCAAATTCATTTGGCTTGGAGTTCTGAAGTTAGGGGTTCCTCTGCATTCATTCTTCAGAAGAAGCTGAGTTATACAAGAAGCAATCTTTCAAGATGGAATCACTACACCATTTCGGCATATTTGCAACGCTAATATTTTCGGGTTTGCAACGTATATACATGTTGCTTATGAGGCAACGTCTACATCCGTTGCAAACCAGGAAATACGTTGCTTTAATTATGTAATTTCCGATAATAATTAAGCAACATATTTGCAACGTTAACATATGTTGCTCCACAGTGGCAATtttgttatttaattttattttaagggTTTTTCAGTTGgatatctttttatttcttttttaacatttttattttaatataaaaTTAGTTTCCctcccaaattttattttccctCTCAATTTTTACTTTCCCCCATATTTTCCCTCCTAAATTTCCTTCCCCCAAAATATAATTACTACATATTTATTGCAAATTTAGTTAATTCTAATCATTTTACTTTTAATAATATTACTTTTACTTCATTTATTCTACTTCATTTTCCTCATTGGTTTACTCATTTACATtaatttttaatgattttatttaGTTCATTACTTTTTACTAATGCTAATCATTTCTTCATTAATTAGTGCTAATCATTTAGTTAAGATTTTGTTAATTTAACACAATTTATTTCCCCCCTATTTACACTTATCCCCACCCCCACCCATTTTTTCACCCTATTATTAAAAATAGAAACTCacacactctctctctctctactcGGTTTTATCTCAGTCCGGAAGTTTTTTTTGTCCTCTAAGTAACAGACCTCTTCTCTCAACTCTCATCAGCTCTCTCTCTCGAACCGATCGATTCTCTTATCAGCTCTCTCTTTCGAGCACCTACCATTGTCATTAATAGAATCACCACCAGCTCTCTCTCGAACCGATCGATTCTCTTATCATCTCTCTCTTCGTTACTACGTACCACCACCAGCTCCCTGCAACGATCACGATCTTCAACTCCACCAACATAACCAGAACCACTACCATTGTCACTAATAGAATCACCTCCACAAGTAGAAGCTTCTACCATGTTAACTGTAACACCACTTCCAAGTATTAGAACAGACGCCTCTCTCTTTTCCGCTTTTGCAGGATCATTTGGCTTAATGAATGTTGAtcactcttttatttctttttgttttgttttgggtATGTGCAGGTATTAGAACAGATGCCTCGAGTCATTTCATCTGTGGAGGCCAATCTATGTTAGTTATCACCGTCCTTGTAGTCCATAGCAAAGTGCATACTTCATTTAGCTACTTTGTTGTACCAATTCAGTACGAATCTATGGTCAGTGTTCCCACCACCCCTTGTATTTTCTTAAGTGTCCTCTTTGTGGATCTCATTAGCTGTATGAAGTGCATGAGTGAATTAAGTTGCTTTCAATAACCCAGACTATCAACAATGGCATCTTTGAGCCATTCTTTATAATCCCATGACCTTCCAAATTCGTATTCATTAATAATTTACACGCAGAAGTTACCATAGTTAACAGTTATTTCTGTCAACTCAATGTCATGCTAAGCATTTTTATAGAGGCAACTTTCTTTTGAAAAATCGTCTAAGTAATCAAACACTTACCTTGGTCTTCTTGTAGGGCATAGTTCGTGGGAATCTGGATCAGCTGCGAAGATGCTTTGAGGTCTGAAATACATTCTCGTCATTTCAAAGTGGCTTTTCTTTTTATCAAGTGCTTGAAGACTGCGTTGCAAATTCTGTTATCGAATTCGTTCCTTTAATACCTGCACGTATGAAATACAGGTGCAATTTGCTACGGGTAGGGAGCCTGGGCAACTCGGGAGCATGATACATACATTGTCAGCCTGGTAATTTACTTGTTCAAATGGAAACAACTAAGGATTGGTTTGTTTGGTTAAGATTAATGTTAGGTGTTTAGTTTCGCTGATTGGGTACCATCTTGATGCATGGTTTGGTCATTGTCTTGGTTGTATTACTTTTTAGGTTAAGTACTTCGGACAGTCCTCTTGTTTCAATCCAAGATAAAGATGAAATGGGCAGATCTTGTAGATGTCTAT
This is a stretch of genomic DNA from Papaver somniferum cultivar HN1 chromosome 1, ASM357369v1, whole genome shotgun sequence. It encodes these proteins:
- the LOC113351959 gene encoding uncharacterized protein LOC113351959, translating into MAMMNGLNSFKENFKTKNWLEYYKKSSIWPGIKWVAADVFEHSRWLVGDGKNISFWNDIWIKDKPFKDIFPENAIMLQNPKMKVAELIRDGEWKIPASFLEFFSTSELPVIDNKEDRRIWSATTSGKFTVASASDCIRKKYHSVHWAKIVWHKSVHPNVSSNVWKIVRGVVPSYENMKKKKFQLASRCPFCKKEEENMEHILWFCDFSEIIWNWLGGIFQFTNPKSLKDILKFAKHKSPAIKDLWRVAALVTLKEIWFLRNKIVYEEEQLNISTLKQRILRFTKESDVRMIGNMWNSTYDLQLLKFFGLNCRRVKLTKITEIYFHLPNPPIILLCCDGASRGSRTWFYLQSGIW